CTTTTCGTTCTTGACCGCTGAAATTTTGCACGGTCGCCGTGATCGCGGAATCGACTCCCACGAGTGGCAGTGAGTCGGCGAGTTCGCAGCCGATGACTGCAAGATTGTCGACATCGGCCTGAGCGACATCCGCGAAGACGATTTTCGCACGAGTCGTGATTTGTCGCCACAATTCGGCCAGTGAATTGGCTCGAGTGGAATTCATCGGCGTCGATTCTGCCGTGGACCGAACCACCGACCAGGTACTGCGTTGCAGATCCGAGGCAAACAGAATCTCACGCCGATCGTACTTGCCGGGCGACCGCGCCAAGACATCCGAGAGCAGATTCAAGCCACTGGCCAGATCCGCATTCCCATGCGATGGAGTCATCGACGCGATTTCGGCCAAGATTTTGCTGCGATCATCGACCGGACCAGCGACCACCATTTCGGATGGATTTTTCAGCACGATGAGCGAAAATCCATCACCGGGAGCCGCCGATTGGAACCACTCCGAGGCCAACTTTTGAGCACTCTCCCATCGGGTTTGCTCCCCCGTTTGCGTGAGCATGCTGTAGCTGGCATCCATCACCAAAATGCGATGCGTTCGGATCGCCGATGCTGGGAGTGTGACTGCCGCGTTGGGGAATAGGCGTCTCCAAATCGAATCCGCCCAGGGAGTTACGGCCGCCATCGCCAAGATGAGCGCTAGCAGAATCAAAATGCGGACGAGCAACAGCAGCCAGCTTTCCAGCCGCAATTTTCGCACGCGCTGTTGCTGAGCGGCGAGCAGAAAGCGCATCGCCGCCCAGTTGACGACTTGGTAGCGACGGCGATTGAGCAAGTGAATGACCACCGGCAGCGAGATGGCCGCCAGCGCGGTCAATGTTGCGGTCAGCGGAGTGACCCACACAATGCCCCAAATGCCCATCAGCATGCCAAGCATTCCTTGAAAGGTCAACGAGCCGTGCGATACCGGGAACCGCGTCGTTGAAGAAATTCCTGAAGCGAGCGTCCGATTCGATCATCGCTGCGAATTTGCGTGTAATCCAGTCGCAGATTTTGAGCCAACTGGGTGAGCTGATCCAAAAATGCGTGGAATTCCCGCAGATAACTCTCCCGAATGCCACGGGGATCGGTGAGAAGTTCCGGCAACTGTTCCAACCCGCGAAACAACGTGGGTTGTTCAAACGGGAAATCCAATTCCGCCGGGTCCAACACCTGCATCAGAATCACTTCATGCTTGTGATGCCGCAGATGATTCAACCCCTCCTGGAGCGATTCCAGATCGTCAAAGAAATCGCTGAGGACAAAGACGATTCCGCGTGGGGGAATCCGTTCGGCAATTTCGTGCAATGTCGTGCCAATGGCGGTCTGCGGTGTCTGAGCGGGTGCCAACAGCGCTCGCGCCATTTCGCCCAGTTGTGTGGTCCGACCGGAAGCGGGCAGCCAGGTCTGAATCTGCGAATCGACCCGCGCCAGCCCGACACTATCACCTTGCGCCAAAATCAGTTGCGACAACGCCAGTGCCAGCACACTCGCCGCCTCGAATTTGCTCAGATCCGCGGATGCGTATTGCATCGATTCGCTGGCATCGCAGACCATCCAGGCAACGAGATTGGTCTCCAATTCGTACTGCTTCAGATACAGCCGATCCCCCCGCGCGTAGACTTTCCAGTCAATATGCCGGAAATCGTCGCCGGGGGTGTATTCGCGATGCTGGGCAAACTCGACGGAGAAGCCGTGCCGGGGCGAGCGGTGCATCCCGGTCAGAATGCCTTCCACCAGGAGTTTGGCTCGAATCTCCAGATGCTGAATTCGGCTCAGCGCATCGCGTTTGGCGGCTTCTTGGTTCATTCGCGGTCCATCCTTGCTTCGGGCATCTGCTCGATGAGCATTCGCACCAATTGATCGGGTTTGATGCCTTCGGATTCCGCGCGATAATTCGTAATCACCCGATGCCGCAAAACTGGGACAGCAACGGCGTGAATGTCTTCGATGGCGACGTGCATTCGTCCGGCCAAGGCCGCGCGGGCTTGCGCTCCCCAGACCAGAAATTGCCCCGCTCGTGGCCCCGCTCCCCAGGTCACGTATTTCTTAACGAATTCCGGAATTCCCGGCGTATCGACCCGAGTCATCCGCGTCAGTTGAGTCGCATAACGCAAGATGAATGGTGCCACCGGGATACGACGAACCACCTGTTGCAGTTCCAGCAATTCATCGCCAGAAACCACGGTCTGAATCGGCTGTCGTGTCGTGGCAGTCGTCGTTTCCAAGATGCGGTATTCATCTTCTTCCGATGGATAGCCAATCTGAATATGGAACATGAACCGATCTTGTTGCGCTTCCGGGAGCGGATACGTACCTTCCTGCTCAATCGGATTTTGCGTTGCCAGCACAAAGAATGGTTTGGGCAACGTGTGTCGCGTGCCGACCACCGTCACTTGCACTTCTTGCATGGCTTCCAGCAGTGCGGCCTGAGTTTTTGGCGGCGTCCGGTTGATTTCGTCAGCCAGCAGGACGTTTGTAAACAACGGCCCCCGATTGAAGACGAAATCGCGGCGCCCGTTCACCGGATCAACCTGCAAAATCTGCGTGCCAGTAATGTCGGCGGGCATCAAGTCGGGCGTGAATTGCACCCGGTTGAAATCGAGCGCCATCGTCTCGGCAAGGCTGCGAATCATCAGCGTTTTGGCCAGGCCGGGCACCCCAACCAAGAGGCAGTGGCCACGCGCAAACAGCGCAATGAGCAGCAGTTCCAGCACATCGCGTTGACCGACGATGACCTTCGCGCACTCGGCTTGGATCTGACTGCCGACCTCGCGCAATCGCTGCAACGCGGAGAGATCGGGTGATTCGTTCACGGGTGAAAACACGGAAGATGTCCCCATTATTCGCCGAGTTGCCCCCGATGATTGGTGTTGCGAACCGATCGCCAAATTCGCTGCTGTCCATCCCACGTCGGCTGCCAAAGCCACGAACCCGAGATTCGATTTCCCATCGACCAGATCGCAGGGAGTGTCCATCGCCGGATCGGTTCCCCATCCCGAAGCATCAATTGGACCATCGTCTGCTCGGACTGGGTCTCTTCATCATAGACGATCGGAGCGAGCTTCGGGAAGCGAATCCCCAACATCGACCCCAACCGATTTTCCCGGCCCGCGTCAACCAGCGCGATCGTGTCGGAATCTTCGATGAAGTCAACCGTCGAACCCACGCCCAATTCCGCTCCGCCCCGCCGCCAACGCAACGCTCCAGTGTTGGCATCATACGCCACCAGCATCTGCTCGTTCCAGACCAACACCATAGCCGCCGTCAGTATGATCCGTGGCGGATGGTTCGGATCGTTTCGGATTCCAATCGGCGAATGCCCCCAGACTCGTTTGCCGGTGTCGATTCGGAGCAAGTCCAATTCCCAGTTCATGTTCCGTTCGGATTGCACCAGCAACCAGTCCCCTCGCGCCTGCAATCGAATCGGCTGGCCGGAGAGCGAACTGGCACCGGGCAGTTGCACCGTCCAGCGGGATTGCCCGGTTTGGGAATCCCAAGCGACGATTTGACCGTCTGGAAACGCTTCGATCCAGCCGAACGGTTGAGTCACGGTCGATGGCATCCGCTCGATCGCGGTCGCCCGA
This DNA window, taken from Tuwongella immobilis, encodes the following:
- a CDS encoding AAA family ATPase, which encodes MGTSSVFSPVNESPDLSALQRLREVGSQIQAECAKVIVGQRDVLELLLIALFARGHCLLVGVPGLAKTLMIRSLAETMALDFNRVQFTPDLMPADITGTQILQVDPVNGRRDFVFNRGPLFTNVLLADEINRTPPKTQAALLEAMQEVQVTVVGTRHTLPKPFFVLATQNPIEQEGTYPLPEAQQDRFMFHIQIGYPSEEDEYRILETTTATTRQPIQTVVSGDELLELQQVVRRIPVAPFILRYATQLTRMTRVDTPGIPEFVKKYVTWGAGPRAGQFLVWGAQARAALAGRMHVAIEDIHAVAVPVLRHRVITNYRAESEGIKPDQLVRMLIEQMPEARMDRE
- a CDS encoding DUF58 domain-containing protein, with product MNQEAAKRDALSRIQHLEIRAKLLVEGILTGMHRSPRHGFSVEFAQHREYTPGDDFRHIDWKVYARGDRLYLKQYELETNLVAWMVCDASESMQYASADLSKFEAASVLALALSQLILAQGDSVGLARVDSQIQTWLPASGRTTQLGEMARALLAPAQTPQTAIGTTLHEIAERIPPRGIVFVLSDFFDDLESLQEGLNHLRHHKHEVILMQVLDPAELDFPFEQPTLFRGLEQLPELLTDPRGIRESYLREFHAFLDQLTQLAQNLRLDYTQIRSDDRIGRSLQEFLQRRGSRYRTAR